One Paroedura picta isolate Pp20150507F chromosome 3, Ppicta_v3.0, whole genome shotgun sequence genomic window carries:
- the FOXP3 gene encoding forkhead box protein P3 produces MPGAKPSPSVTPKNFLQFSPKGGTQNRPTVVIHAAPAKQAVHPRLSPSPPRATPTSSREKSDEAVLIQQVLPGPPTTPRVKVSLTDSSRLSPLLVPFHGAFRLPDVEATGTGLCHLPGANAERWDWSHEAALQAPHSHERSPGKKLPTGSMSCVPSFLGRRVPCRELAMCRLEQRMQEELVYRLEEQLAQEQRRLYVMRVEQAHKPLTQHPYAPEAILSGQSNRTRSEAPTQGHVSHRHGALACTERNSGVEWDRFSMTRPPYTYATLISWAILGSPKKQLSLSEIYRWFSRNFSYYSCNVPTWKNAIRHNLSLHKCFVRVENVKGAVWTVDEVEYRKKRSQQRSSYPHLLLGREEAERALVPWEGRGQAGAERNGHWHPEPSLFPPGLLNCRG; encoded by the exons ATGCCTGGCGCCAAGCCGTCCCCCTCGGTCACACCCAAGAACTTCTTGCAGTTCAGCCCGAAAGGAGGCACACAGAACCGTCCGACAGTGGTGATCCATGCTGCGCCAGCCAAGCAAGCA GTCCACCCACGGCTGTCGCCGAGCCCACCCAGGGCCACACCGACGAGCTCCCGGGAGAAATCAGACGAGGCAGTGCTGATCCAACAGGTCTTACCAGGACCCCCGACTACTCCGAGAGTCAAG GTCTCCCTGACAGACAGCAGTCGACTATCACCTCTCCTCGTCCCCTTCCATGGGGCATTCCGACTACCAGATGTCGAGGCGACTGGCACAGGCCTCTGCCACC TTCCAGGGGCGAACGCCGAGAGATGGGACTGGAGTCACGAGGCTGCTCTCCAGGCGCCCCACTCCCACGAGAGATCGCCAGGGAAGAAATTACCCACTGGCTCCATGTCCTGCGTCCCCTCCTTTCTCGGTAGAAG GGTGCCATGCCGGGAGCTCGCCATGTGCCGTCTTGAGCAGCGGATGCAGGAAGAACTGGTGTACCGCTTGGAAGAGCAG CTGGCTCAAGAGCAGCGCAGACTGTATGTTATGCGGGTGGAACAGGCCCACAAGCCCCTCACGCAGCACCCCTACGCCCCAGAAGCCATCCTGTCGGGTCAGAGCAACAGGACGAGAAGCGAGGCTCCCACCCAGGGCCACGTCTCCCACAGGCATGGAGCCCTCGCCTGCACCG AGAGAAACTCAGGTGTAGAATGGGACCGGTTCAGCATGACCCGTCCACCATATACATATGCGACCCTCATTAGTTGG GCCATACTAGGATCGCCTAAGAAACAGCTGAGCTTGAGTGAGATTTATCGCTGGTTCAGCAGGAACTTCAGCTACTACAGCTGTAACGTGCCAACCTGGAAG aACGCCATCCGACACAACCTCAGCCTGCACAAATGCTTTGTGCGCGTGGAGAACGTGAAGGGTGCCGTGTGGACCGTGGACGAGGTGGAGTACCGGAAGAAACGGAGCCAGCAGCGCTCCAGTTACCCACACCTGCTCCTGGGcagagaggaagcagaaaggGCTTTGGTGCCATGGGAGGGAAGAGGCCAAGCAGGAGCGGAAAGGAATGGCCACTGGCACCCGGAGCCCTCCCTGTTCCCTCCGGGGCTCTTGAACTGCAGGGGCTGA